The Vicingus serpentipes genome includes the window GAAAGCACAGATGTTTTGGCAATCAAAGAAGCATTGGTTCAATTTGATGAAGAAACTGAAGAGCCTTTTGTTGAAGTTGAAATTGGTGAACAACAATTTGAAAAAAGAACTATAGAGTTAGGAATTTCGGATGGTATAAATGTTGAGATTTTATCTGGTTTAAAAGAAACCGATAAAGTAAAAGTTTGGAACATTACTGAACCAATTAAGAAAACAAGTGATAAGGACAAGAAAAAGAAAAGAAGATAAGCTTATGAAATATTTATCATTGATAATAACACTCTTTTTTATAGGGAATGTTAAAAGCCAAGAAACTAAAATTTGGACTTTACAAGAGTGTGTTAATTATGCTATAGAGAACAACCTGTCTGTAAAGCAATCTGAACTAGATAAAAATATTGCAGCCCAAGATGTTGTGGCTGCTAAATGGAGTTTTGCACCTAATTTAAATGCAAATGCCTCACATAATTACAATTTTGGTTCATCTATCACGGCTTCTGGAGCTAGAGCTTCAGCCGATTTCCAATCTAATACTATTGGAGTTAACTCTTCTGTAAATTTATTTAATGGTTTTGCAAACATTCACACATTAAAGCAATCTAAAATTAGTGTAGAAGCACAAGAAGCAGCATTAACTAAAATGAAAAACGATATTTCGTTGAACGTAGTAAATGGTTATTTACAAGTATTGTTTGCAAAAGAACAAGTTAAAGTTGCTCAATCTCAAGTTACAATTAGTGAAACACAAGTTGCTCGAATCGAAGAATTGGTGAATGCTGGATCTCTGGCTGAAGGCGATTTATTTAATATAAAATCGACTTTAGCAACCGACCAACAAAATTTGGTTGTTGCCGAAAATACACAAGCTATGGCAACTTTAAGATTGGCTCAATTGCTACAATTAAAAGAAGCTAGTATTGAAGTGCAAGATGTAAATATTGCAATTAGCGATCAAAGTATTTTAGGTAATGATGTTATGGATATTTACAATAAAGCAAATGCATCTTTTCCTGAAATTAAGTTAGCCGAATTAAACATTGAAAGTGCAGAAAAAGGTGTTAAAATTGCTAAATCTAATTTTTATCCGAGCTTAACGCTAAATATGGGCATGAATACCATCTATCAACACAGACAGGGTACGCCAGATTTCTTTACTTTTTCAGAACAGTTAGATCAAAACCTAGGTAAGTCTGTTGGTGTTTCGTTAAATGTTCCAATATTTAATCGTTATCAGTTTAGAACAAATGTAAATAAGTCTAAAATCAATTATTTAAGAACCGAATATTTGTTAGAGACTGAAAGATTAAGACTAAGAGAAACCATACAAACTGCTTATACAGATGCTAAGGCTTCATCTAAATCTTATGATGCTTCAAAAATTTCTGTTGAAGCACAAACTAAAGCTTTTAATTATGCTGATGAACGTTACAAAGCAGGAGCTATTAACTCTTTTGATTTTAACCAAACAAAAAACAACTTGTTAAATGCTCAGTCACAGCTAATTCGTTCTAAATATGATTATGTTTTTAAGTTAAAAGTATTAGAGTTTTATTCAGGAGTTCCTATTGTTATTGAATAGTAGGCTTCTATTTATTCGTGTTTCTGGTCTTCATACCAATAAGCTGATCAAAATTTTCCATTGGGTTTCTGTAATAAACCAAAACAGTATAATCGTTTTCAGTTTCGTAATAAGTACCTTCTATGTAAGAGATGTCGCCCACGTTTTTTGAGCCATCCTTTACAAAACAATACATGTAATTATAGTAACCTTGTTTTAAAAGAACAGTTTGCTGGTATTGTTTATTAATGGTGTCATAAGCCATTTTAAACTCCTCTTTAAATTTCCAATCGGTAAACTTGCCAAACAAGTAAATATTTCCACCATATCTTAGGGTGTCTCGCTTTAAATTAAAGGTAACATTTACATACTCTGCATCAGTTTCTGAATCGTTACTGTCATCTCGTTTAACCAAGAAATTGCCATTTAAATCAGGTTGGGCATAATGCTTTCGGAATGCTCTAGGTAAATCTTCATACAAAATAATGTTCATCATTTTTTCAGCATTATCATATTGTACTCTATATACATTTTGGCTATTAAAGTTCATCGATTTTATGTCAAAATTTCTAAACTCATTGTTACCATCAAATACATTTACAGCTTCGTAATTATAATCTAATAAAGAACCATTAATAAATTTGGGTTTTAAACCACTAATAGCATTGTCCCACCTATAGTTTTGCATTAAAATAACCGTAATATTTTGGTAAGGATTATTTATTTCATAATTGTTATGGTTTACTTCAAAGTCAATTTCTTGTCTTGTAAATCGCTCATTAGGGTTAACCGATGGTTTTATAGTTATATTAACATCAGCATGGTTTTCATAAACTAAGAATCTCTTCGTAATCACAGCTTCATCTGGATAATCAGAATCATATACTTTAATAATGTAATTGCCAGATAGTTTTATACTAATGTTTTCGTTCGGGAAAGTTAAGTTGTAATGTATAAATGCTTTATCAGTGTTAAATGAATATTTATATTCTTTAATATCATCTTCGGTATAGTTATCTAAATATTGATTAGGAGATAAATCAGAAGGAGTCCAATTAACATTACAATGGATAAAAGTATAATAGTACGTTTTTAAACTGGTGTTAAAATCATCAAAGCTTAATTTTAGTTTTTCACTACTATTTAAGGGTAGAGTAGGGTAACTCAATTCATCCCTCAAATTGTAAAGCAAAACCGTTTTAATGTTTTTGTTGTATGTATAATCATCATATCTTAAATAGTTGTCATTTGCGTAAATATCTGTAGTGTCATTATTACTAATGTTAAGATATTGAAAGCTTTTAGTCTTAAATCCAAAAAAAGAAAAAGAGATTGTAAAAACAAGTAAAAAAACAATTAGTGAGTTTTTCAAGAAAATCGAAAATATTTTATTCATCTTCAAAATTAAGACTTTGAGCGAAGTATATCTCTAGTCGGTAAAAAAATGTATAAAATTCTTAAAAATTGCTTTGAAAGGTAATAGTATTTTATAAATTTGTCAATTGATTTTTTAAAAACAGACGCAAATGTCAAAAGACGTAAAAATTCGCAAAGGCACTAATATCAAGTTAAAAGGTGTTGCCGAAAAGTTATACGCTAATCCTGTACAAGTTTCTGACGTGGTTCTACGACCTGACGATTTTCCTAATTTAATACCAAAATTATGTGTTAAGTTGGGTGATAAAGTAAAAGCAG containing:
- a CDS encoding TolC family protein translates to MKYLSLIITLFFIGNVKSQETKIWTLQECVNYAIENNLSVKQSELDKNIAAQDVVAAKWSFAPNLNANASHNYNFGSSITASGARASADFQSNTIGVNSSVNLFNGFANIHTLKQSKISVEAQEAALTKMKNDISLNVVNGYLQVLFAKEQVKVAQSQVTISETQVARIEELVNAGSLAEGDLFNIKSTLATDQQNLVVAENTQAMATLRLAQLLQLKEASIEVQDVNIAISDQSILGNDVMDIYNKANASFPEIKLAELNIESAEKGVKIAKSNFYPSLTLNMGMNTIYQHRQGTPDFFTFSEQLDQNLGKSVGVSLNVPIFNRYQFRTNVNKSKINYLRTEYLLETERLRLRETIQTAYTDAKASSKSYDASKISVEAQTKAFNYADERYKAGAINSFDFNQTKNNLLNAQSQLIRSKYDYVFKLKVLEFYSGVPIVIE
- a CDS encoding type IX secretion system plug protein, which codes for MNKIFSIFLKNSLIVFLLVFTISFSFFGFKTKSFQYLNISNNDTTDIYANDNYLRYDDYTYNKNIKTVLLYNLRDELSYPTLPLNSSEKLKLSFDDFNTSLKTYYYTFIHCNVNWTPSDLSPNQYLDNYTEDDIKEYKYSFNTDKAFIHYNLTFPNENISIKLSGNYIIKVYDSDYPDEAVITKRFLVYENHADVNITIKPSVNPNERFTRQEIDFEVNHNNYEINNPYQNITVILMQNYRWDNAISGLKPKFINGSLLDYNYEAVNVFDGNNEFRNFDIKSMNFNSQNVYRVQYDNAEKMMNIILYEDLPRAFRKHYAQPDLNGNFLVKRDDSNDSETDAEYVNVTFNLKRDTLRYGGNIYLFGKFTDWKFKEEFKMAYDTINKQYQQTVLLKQGYYNYMYCFVKDGSKNVGDISYIEGTYYETENDYTVLVYYRNPMENFDQLIGMKTRNTNK